Proteins encoded together in one Solanum lycopersicum chromosome 7, SLM_r2.1 window:
- the LOC138337480 gene encoding uncharacterized protein, which yields MGFSTSEKAEWITYQLKDVAKAWFVQWRDNRSLCGCPFTWEILKKTFLDRLFPREMREAKVVKFINLHQGEYTARRKSRDAKRSIYFDGGSSKNRLDIHDKPRFKKRLSSQVPSKFPKASGDRVYNPKFKKGKGNNSLTEKPTYGKCGKNHYGDILKETNNCFGCGKSSHKVMDRPNIRGQDKGWVKPKKVVQM from the exons ATGGGGTTTTCCACAAGTGAAAAGGCTGAGTGGATCACTTATCAACTTAAGGATGTGGCTAAAGCATGGTTTGTGcaatggagagataataggTCGTTGTGTGGTTGTCCTTTTACTTGGGAGATCCTTAAGAAGACTTTTCTTGACCGGTTATTTCCTAGGGAAATGAGGGAAGCTAAAGTGgtgaagttcatcaaccttcaccaaggag AGTATACGGCTAggaggaagagtagagatgctaagaggtCAATATattttgatggaggttcttcaaagaataggcttgataTACATgacaagcctaggtttaagaagcGGCTTTCAAGtcaagttccttccaagttcccaaaggctagtggtgatagggtgtaTAACCCTAAGttcaagaagggaaaaggtAATAATTCACTAACCGAGAAGCCAACTtatggaaagtgtggcaagaatcACTATGGTGACATCCTTAAGGAGACGaacaattgttttggttgtggtaaaagcAGTCACAAAGTTATGGATCGCCCTAATATTAGGGGTCAAGACAAGGGTTGGGTCAAGCCCAAGAAAGTGGTTCAAATGTAG